The window AGTACAGATACACCGCCATCTTGTCTGTCGAGATCCCAAGGAGCCCCTATACCGATATGGTTATTTAGGGTAAAGGGTTCGTATTGTGTAAGTACCCCAACAGTATCTATCGCCGAGTTAGAACAGTTACTTAGAGCAAAGTCTATTATTCTGTACTTTCCTCCAAATGGCACAGCAGGTTTTGCTATTTTTTCTGTAAGAGACTTTAGACGTGTACCCTGACCCCCTGCAAGAATCATTGCCATAATTTCTTTTCTAGCCATTGCTTTTCCCCCTTTTTTTTAGTTGAGCCTTATAGAATACCGCTGATAGAGGCGGAATATCAATCACGATGCTGTACTTCATTTCATGCCATGGTTCAAGCGTAGGGTGAAGTTCCCCTCTATTTGTCATACCAGTACCTCCATATTCGTGGAGGTCGCTGTTAAATACCTCTTCGTATACTGCAAACCGAGGCACTCCTAATCTATATCCTGTTTTAGGGACAGGGGTAAAGTTGAAGACACCTATTATATAATCATCCTTGTCCTTTCCCTTACGGATAAAGGAGATGATACTTTCTTCATAATTTAAACAATCTATCCACTGAAAACCGTCATGGGAGCAGTCCTTTTCCCAGAGGGCTTTTTCTTTTTTATAAAATAAGTTGAGAGCCCTGGTGTATTTTTTCATCTCTTTATGCTTTGGATACTCTAAGAGATTCCAGTCAAGGTCTTCATAATATCTCCATTCTACGAACTGACCGAATTCCCCTCCCATAAATAGTAATTTTTTACCGGGATGAAGCATGGTATATCCATAAAAAGCCCTTAAATTGGAGAACTTTTCTTCATATGTACCTGGCATTTTGTCCAATAGTGACTTTTTGCCGTGTACCACTTCATCGTGGGACAAAGGAAGGACGTAATTCTCTGAGAATGCGTACATAAAAGAGAAGGTAATATAATTGTGATTCCACTTTCTATATAGGGAGTTAAGTTCCATATAAGCGAGCATGTCGTTCATCCATCCCATATTCCATTTATATGTAAAACCAAGTCCCCCCACATAACCCGGTTTTGTCACGAGGGGCCATGCAGTGGATTCTTCAGCGGCGATATAAACCCCGGGATATTCCTCAAGTATTGATTTATTCAGTTCTCTCAAGAACTCTACGGCCCACAGATTTTCATTTCCACCATACTCGTTTTTCAGTTCTGGATGGTCGCCTTTTTTACCGTAGTCTAGATAGATCATATTTGCAACAGCATCTATACGCAGACCATCTATGTGAAACTCTCTCATCCAATAAAGGGCGTTAGATATAAGAAAACTCTTTACCTCGTTTCTAGAAAGGTCAAAGTTTGCAGTTCCCCAGTCATAATTTTCTCCTAAAAGTTCCCACTGATATTCA is drawn from uncultured Ilyobacter sp. and contains these coding sequences:
- the glgB gene encoding 1,4-alpha-glucan branching protein GlgB, translated to MSKKTEIDRYLFHRGEHKRTYEYMGAHLTKKGTFFRVWAPRAKSVSVVGNFNNWNSSTNPMSKVNNEGIWELEIDGITKGEIYKFDIETQFGERIQKSDPYAFYSELRPNTASVVHGLEKYNWEDSKWLTKRKNTNHYESPMNIYELHLGSWKQKKLPDDKTKNIDHSSNIIEVDHECFYNYREIADELSKYVKYMGYTHIEIMPVSEYPLDASWGYQGTGYYSVTSRYGTPEDFKYFVDKMHEKNIGVILDWVPGHFCKDSHALYRFDGTPTYEYQWELLGENYDWGTANFDLSRNEVKSFLISNALYWMREFHIDGLRIDAVANMIYLDYGKKGDHPELKNEYGGNENLWAVEFLRELNKSILEEYPGVYIAAEESTAWPLVTKPGYVGGLGFTYKWNMGWMNDMLAYMELNSLYRKWNHNYITFSFMYAFSENYVLPLSHDEVVHGKKSLLDKMPGTYEEKFSNLRAFYGYTMLHPGKKLLFMGGEFGQFVEWRYYEDLDWNLLEYPKHKEMKKYTRALNLFYKKEKALWEKDCSHDGFQWIDCLNYEESIISFIRKGKDKDDYIIGVFNFTPVPKTGYRLGVPRFAVYEEVFNSDLHEYGGTGMTNRGELHPTLEPWHEMKYSIVIDIPPLSAVFYKAQLKKRGKSNG